In the genome of Planifilum fimeticola, the window CGGCGGGCGGACGCCCGGGGCCTGGTTTCGGTTTGGGGAGCAGGGGCTCAATCACAGCCCATTGTTCGTCTGTCAGCTCATGTCTCGTACTCATACTTCCATTTTACATTGGCAGATCATGTTTTTGAAATAGCTTGTACACAGATACTGCCGTGGATACTACTTTGCCAACGGCTGGGTCAAAAGCGCCACCGATCCCTGGAATATCACGACCATCTACGACTACAACGAACTGGACTGCAGACGAGTCGCACCCTGACCAGCGCAGGCGGCTCCAGCAGCCGGACGATGGGCTGGAGTTACTAGACGGGAAGCTGAAGGCGCGATCCGTCGACGGCGTGCCGGTGGGCCAGGACGTCTTCTTGGTGGACAACACCGATAAACAAAACACGGAAGAAGTCAACACCCGGGACGCGCATTCCCCCGATCAATGGCGATGGGCACCTATTGGCCGGGAGGGAAAGCGGTGATGTGATGTCACAACCAACAATTGAAGAGGTTATTGCGAAGTTAAAAATGGTTTTCAAAGGAAAATTGACGAGGGAAGAAGTGGCTGATTGGGCATGGAAGTATGTAACGGATGATTCTTTGGTCTTAGAAGACAAGAAATTGCGGGACCTGCTGGATTGTGCTGAAGGAGTTGATATACCGGTTTCGCCTGGAAAATACCTGTTTCATGAAGAAGACATCAAGTACTGGATAAGGCAATTTGAAAAGAATTGATATTCATCGCCTCAGAAAGATCGGTTCTTTCCGAGGCGATGGACGTTGATGGACGTTATTGACCATTTTTCCGTTTCCCATTTACGGGCACCTGAAGAAGTGAGGTCCCAAAGGAGAGGCCGTTATGACCGAGCAGGAGATGCGGACGAAATATAAAGACATTGGCCAATTTCAGGTTTCGCTGAGAGCGGAGGAAGCCGAGCGTCTGCTGAATCGCGTTGTGCCCATCCTGGGCATACCCTTTGATTTCGAGGAGTGCGGGAAGAAGAAGCATGCTTCCGCATCAACCAAAGAAAATACCGTTTATTACAGGGAGGATCCCAGGGATCCCCGGTGTTTGATCCTGGTAGAATTTGAGGAACCCTATTTTCACAGACAGTATGCGAATGTCATCATTCGCTTTCACAAAGATTTGACGGATCCGCTCAAGAGCCTGCTTGGAAGGGTCGGTGAACGCGAGTATGATGATTGCTTAATCAGAAACTCCAAGATGAATGACATCGTCAAACGGCATCGCTTGAATGTGGACATTGTAGATCAACATGATTTGTGTGAAACGCTCTTCAAGAGAAAGGAATTCTGGACGGATTATTACTTTTTGACGCACCAGTCCGGAATTTATCCGGAATTGGTCGATCCGATCCCCTTACCGATCACCGGGAACATGGGCTTGATGCTGGCCATCGGGGATGAAGTCACCGAATCCACCCTCTATCTGTATCATCCTTCCTGTCCAGAACCGGTCCAATTGGGTTGGGACGATGAAGCGCAATGGTTTTCCCATGTGTTTCGTTGGGACGAACTGGAGAGAATATCCGGATTTTTGGTTTCCCAATACCCGGAGATTCCGGCGGTA includes:
- a CDS encoding DNA-binding protein; protein product: MAGRESGDVMSQPTIEEVIAKLKMVFKGKLTREEVADWAWKYVTDDSLVLEDKKLRDLLDCAEGVDIPVSPGKYLFHEEDIKYWIRQFEKN